The Arthrobacter sp. NicSoilC5 genome has a window encoding:
- a CDS encoding glycogen debranching N-terminal domain-containing protein has product MTAWNEDNEASGSDVGAVTVLEGSSFCISAGTGDISADGSTNGAFYQDTRIVSGWVLRINGSRREPLSAQKAQPFEATFVGRATWPGGRFDSPLVVRQVRHIGPGLQDDIILENYAAEPVECAIELLVDADQADLFEVKGGRTTGPDDTTRTVVDGKLIIEASRHGQQRGSAIGAKDAEVGTDGLRFRVTVPARGKWSTSVIVVPLVNGEAPEKPFMEGQLPHHREGVRRHLAWEENVPRISIEDSSFQNVLNRSQSDLGALRIFDAHHPNRAAVAAGAPWFMALFGRDSLLTSYMSMMVNPNLALGTLQTLAGIQGKKVDVDSEEEPGRIPHEVRLGVTAGLSLGGTAYYGTADATPLFVATLGELSRWGLSRDAIQPLLSHADRALEWIEKYGDRDGDGFVEYLRPNEHGLVNQGWKDSWDGINFADGTIAEAPIALCEVQAYVYAAYLGRSLLAHWTGNPDLEKHWADKAAAFKEEFNRKFWLPDKGYFAVALDKDKRHVDALTSNIGHCLWTGIVDEDKAVSVMENLMSPQMFTGWGIRTLASDMGAYNPVSYHNGSVWPHDTALVATGLMRYGFVDEARRVALGILDAARHFDGRLPELFCGFDRGEFPGPVPYPTACSPQAWAAAAPVQLARILLRFDPVFTRGVVHLAPILPEVVGTFRAENVLLDTSRVTITATGTQGGIDGLPPGLKLLTEPRPPLAYPPNGAPANSRVPGLQQSSS; this is encoded by the coding sequence ATGACCGCCTGGAACGAAGACAATGAGGCCTCCGGCTCCGATGTTGGTGCCGTCACCGTACTGGAAGGCTCTTCGTTTTGCATCTCGGCCGGAACCGGCGACATCAGCGCCGACGGCAGCACGAATGGTGCGTTCTACCAGGACACCCGGATCGTCTCGGGCTGGGTTCTGCGGATCAACGGTTCGCGGCGCGAACCGCTGTCCGCCCAGAAGGCCCAGCCTTTCGAAGCAACCTTCGTTGGCCGCGCAACATGGCCGGGAGGCCGGTTCGACAGTCCGCTGGTGGTCCGGCAGGTCCGGCACATCGGACCGGGCCTGCAGGACGACATCATCCTGGAGAATTACGCAGCGGAACCCGTTGAATGCGCCATAGAGCTGCTTGTGGACGCGGACCAGGCCGACCTCTTTGAAGTGAAGGGTGGCCGGACTACAGGCCCCGATGACACCACCCGCACAGTGGTGGATGGAAAGCTCATCATCGAAGCGTCACGGCACGGCCAGCAGCGGGGCTCCGCCATCGGGGCCAAGGATGCGGAGGTAGGCACGGATGGGCTCCGGTTCCGCGTCACCGTCCCGGCCCGCGGCAAGTGGAGCACCAGCGTGATTGTGGTGCCCCTGGTCAACGGGGAGGCCCCGGAAAAGCCCTTCATGGAGGGCCAGCTGCCGCACCACCGTGAGGGCGTGCGGCGCCACCTGGCCTGGGAAGAGAACGTGCCGCGGATCAGCATCGAGGACAGCAGCTTCCAGAACGTGCTCAACCGCAGCCAGAGCGACCTCGGTGCCTTGCGAATCTTCGATGCCCACCATCCCAACCGCGCGGCGGTCGCGGCCGGGGCGCCCTGGTTCATGGCGCTGTTTGGGCGGGACTCGCTGCTGACGTCCTACATGAGCATGATGGTCAACCCCAATCTCGCCTTGGGCACGCTCCAGACCCTGGCCGGGATCCAGGGGAAGAAAGTGGATGTGGATTCCGAAGAGGAACCCGGACGCATCCCGCACGAGGTCCGGCTGGGCGTGACCGCTGGCCTGTCGCTTGGCGGCACCGCGTATTACGGCACGGCGGATGCCACTCCGCTTTTCGTGGCAACCTTGGGCGAGCTGAGCCGCTGGGGACTGTCCCGGGATGCGATCCAGCCGCTGCTGTCCCACGCCGACCGGGCCCTGGAATGGATCGAAAAATACGGCGACCGCGACGGCGACGGCTTCGTGGAGTACCTCCGGCCCAACGAGCATGGACTGGTGAACCAGGGCTGGAAGGACTCCTGGGATGGCATCAACTTCGCGGACGGGACCATCGCGGAAGCCCCCATCGCACTCTGCGAGGTCCAGGCCTACGTATATGCGGCCTACCTGGGCAGGTCGCTGCTGGCCCACTGGACGGGCAATCCTGACCTCGAAAAGCACTGGGCCGACAAGGCGGCAGCCTTCAAGGAGGAGTTCAACAGGAAGTTCTGGCTGCCGGACAAGGGGTACTTTGCGGTGGCGCTGGACAAGGACAAACGGCATGTCGATGCGCTGACGTCCAACATCGGCCACTGCCTGTGGACGGGCATCGTGGACGAGGACAAAGCCGTGTCCGTCATGGAAAACCTGATGTCCCCGCAGATGTTCACCGGCTGGGGCATCCGTACGCTGGCCTCCGACATGGGCGCCTACAACCCCGTCAGCTACCACAACGGCTCGGTCTGGCCCCACGATACCGCGCTGGTGGCCACGGGGCTGATGCGCTACGGGTTCGTGGACGAGGCCAGGCGGGTGGCACTGGGCATCCTCGACGCAGCCCGGCACTTTGATGGCCGGCTGCCGGAACTGTTCTGCGGGTTCGACCGCGGCGAGTTCCCGGGCCCTGTTCCGTATCCCACTGCATGCTCCCCGCAGGCGTGGGCGGCGGCGGCGCCCGTGCAGCTCGCCCGGATCCTGCTCCGGTTCGATCCCGTCTTCACCCGGGGGGTGGTGCACCTGGCCCCGATCCTGCCTGAAGTCGTGGGGACATTCCGCGCAGAGAACGTTTTGTTGGATACCAGCCGGGTCACCATCACCGCCACGGGAACCCAGGGCGGCATCGACGGACTCCCGCCGGGGCTGAAGCTCCTGACGGAGCCCCGCCCACCGCTGGCCTATCCGCCGAACGGAGCCCCGGCCAACTCGCGCGTCCCGGGCCTACAGCAGT